One Azoarcus sp. DN11 DNA segment encodes these proteins:
- the hemB gene encoding porphobilinogen synthase translates to MRPTGIFPATRMRRMRRDEFSRRLMRESRLSADDLIYPVFVLEGNNVTQAVPSMPGVTRVSLDKLLHVAEEAVSLGVPALALFPVIEASGKTEGAEEAWNPDGLVPRVVQALKARFPELGVITDVALDPYTSHGQDGLIDSEDPRGYVLNDETLEALAKQALCHAQAGADVVAPSDMMDGRIARIRAELDSDNRIYTRILAYSAKYASSFYGPFRDAVGSAGNLGKGNKYTYQMDPANTDEAIREVALDIAEGADMFMVKPGMPYLDIVRRVKTELQVPTYAYQVSGEYAMLKAAIANGWLAEEACVMEALLSFKRAGADGILTYFALDAARWMKAGY, encoded by the coding sequence ATGCGTCCCACCGGAATCTTTCCCGCGACCCGCATGCGGCGGATGCGCCGCGACGAGTTCTCCCGCCGCCTGATGCGCGAATCGCGCCTGTCGGCCGACGACCTGATCTACCCCGTGTTCGTCCTCGAGGGCAACAACGTCACGCAGGCGGTGCCGTCGATGCCGGGTGTGACGCGCGTGTCGCTCGACAAGTTGTTGCATGTTGCCGAAGAGGCCGTGTCGCTGGGCGTCCCTGCGCTGGCGCTCTTTCCCGTCATCGAGGCGTCTGGCAAGACCGAGGGGGCCGAGGAGGCGTGGAATCCGGACGGCCTCGTGCCGCGCGTGGTGCAGGCGCTGAAGGCGCGCTTCCCCGAGTTGGGCGTGATCACCGACGTGGCGCTCGACCCTTACACCAGCCACGGCCAGGACGGCCTGATCGACTCGGAAGATCCGCGCGGCTACGTGCTCAACGACGAGACGCTGGAGGCGCTGGCGAAACAGGCCCTGTGCCATGCCCAGGCCGGCGCCGACGTGGTCGCGCCGTCGGACATGATGGACGGCCGTATCGCGCGCATCCGCGCCGAGCTCGACAGCGACAACCGCATCTACACGCGCATCCTTGCGTATTCGGCGAAATACGCGTCGAGCTTCTACGGGCCGTTCCGCGACGCGGTCGGTTCGGCCGGCAACCTCGGCAAGGGCAACAAATACACCTACCAGATGGATCCGGCGAACACCGACGAGGCGATCCGCGAGGTGGCACTCGACATCGCCGAGGGCGCCGACATGTTCATGGTCAAGCCCGGCATGCCTTACCTCGACATCGTGCGCCGCGTGAAGACCGAGCTGCAGGTGCCGACGTACGCCTACCAGGTGAGCGGCGAGTACGCGATGCTGAAGGCGGCGATCGCCAACGGCTGGCTGGCGGAGGAGGCGTGCGTGATGGAGGCGCTGCTGTCGTTCAA
- the argA gene encoding amino-acid N-acetyltransferase: protein MTASTERFVAWVRGAAPYIHAFRGRTFVLAFGGEVAAGARAQSLAYDCNLLAALGIRLVLVHGARPQIEAELARRGLEPRYHNGLRVTDGEALECVKAAMAVTRLEVEALLSQGLPNTPMAGSYMRVTGGNFITARPVGVVDGVDYQYTGAVRKIIAEEINADLDQQNVVLISPMGVSPAGEIFNLSMEEVAEAVAVAVKAEKLIYLCDAPGLLDADQRLIDSVTADEAERMFNAGEGLTEDLDLYLPCAIRAVRGGVSRVHLIDHDKDGGLLLEFFTHAGVGTVVSRDPLFRLRDATFEDVGALGALISPMEADGTLVRRGRELLEQEIDRFSVVEHDGVLVGCAALYPFSDERAAELACLAVTPAYRRAGLGDQLLRRIEQRARNQRFERLFVLTTRTAHWFRERGFSEIGPEALPQKKRELYNYQRRSKVFVKQL, encoded by the coding sequence ATCACGGCGTCGACCGAGCGGTTCGTGGCATGGGTGCGCGGCGCTGCGCCGTACATCCACGCGTTTCGCGGCCGGACCTTCGTGCTCGCCTTCGGCGGGGAAGTGGCGGCCGGCGCGCGGGCACAGAGCCTGGCCTACGACTGCAATCTCCTGGCCGCCCTGGGCATCCGCCTGGTGCTGGTGCATGGCGCCCGCCCGCAGATCGAGGCCGAACTCGCGCGCCGCGGGCTGGAGCCGCGGTATCACAACGGGCTGCGCGTCACCGACGGCGAAGCGCTCGAATGCGTCAAGGCTGCGATGGCGGTGACGCGCCTCGAGGTCGAGGCGCTGCTGTCGCAGGGGCTCCCGAACACGCCGATGGCCGGCAGCTACATGCGCGTGACCGGGGGCAACTTCATCACCGCGCGCCCGGTCGGCGTCGTGGATGGCGTCGACTATCAATACACCGGCGCCGTGCGCAAGATCATCGCCGAGGAGATCAACGCCGACCTCGACCAGCAGAACGTCGTGCTGATCTCGCCGATGGGCGTCTCGCCGGCCGGGGAGATCTTCAACCTCAGCATGGAGGAGGTCGCCGAGGCGGTCGCCGTTGCCGTCAAGGCGGAGAAGCTGATCTACCTGTGCGATGCGCCGGGCCTCCTGGACGCGGACCAGCGCCTGATCGATTCCGTGACCGCGGACGAGGCCGAGCGCATGTTCAACGCGGGGGAGGGGCTCACGGAGGATCTCGACCTCTACCTGCCGTGCGCGATCCGCGCGGTGCGCGGCGGCGTTTCGCGCGTGCACCTCATCGACCACGACAAGGACGGCGGTCTGCTGCTTGAGTTCTTCACCCATGCCGGCGTCGGCACCGTCGTGTCGCGCGACCCGCTGTTTCGCCTGCGCGACGCCACCTTCGAGGACGTCGGCGCCCTGGGCGCGCTGATTTCGCCGATGGAGGCCGATGGCACGCTGGTGCGCCGCGGGCGTGAGCTGCTGGAGCAGGAGATCGACCGATTCTCCGTCGTCGAGCACGATGGCGTGCTGGTCGGCTGTGCCGCGCTGTATCCGTTCTCCGACGAACGCGCGGCCGAACTCGCCTGTCTCGCCGTGACGCCCGCGTATCGGCGTGCGGGCCTCGGCGACCAGCTGCTGCGCCGCATCGAGCAGCGTGCGCGCAACCAGCGGTTCGAGCGCCTCTTCGTGCTCACGACGCGCACTGCCCACTGGTTCCGCGAGCGCGGTTTCAGCGAGATCGGCCCCGAGGCGCTGCCGCAGAAGAAGCGCGAGCTCTACAACTACCAGCGGCGTTCCAAGGTCTTCGTGAAGCAGCTATGA
- a CDS encoding 16S rRNA (uracil(1498)-N(3))-methyltransferase yields MISRFFCPVPLPRAGEIQLPEALAHHAVRVLRLRDGDPLILFDGGGGEVPAVLHVRGKQCFAALEEHCAVECESPLPLVLVQALASGDKMDWIVQKAVELGVSALVPVQAERSVLRLAGERAAKRVEHWQQVAVSACEQSGRNRVPAVAPITGLRDFLARPHDGVRLVLDPTATKRLLDAERPAGAVQLLIGPEGGWSDEELAACRSAGCRGVTLGPRVLRTETAGIAAIAALQATWGDF; encoded by the coding sequence ATGATTTCGCGCTTCTTTTGCCCCGTCCCGTTGCCGCGTGCCGGCGAGATCCAGCTGCCCGAGGCGCTGGCCCATCATGCTGTGCGCGTGCTCAGGCTGCGCGACGGCGATCCGCTGATCCTGTTCGACGGGGGTGGCGGCGAAGTGCCGGCGGTGCTGCATGTGCGCGGCAAGCAGTGCTTCGCGGCGCTGGAGGAACACTGCGCCGTCGAGTGCGAATCGCCCCTGCCGCTGGTGCTGGTGCAGGCGCTCGCGAGCGGCGACAAGATGGACTGGATCGTGCAGAAGGCGGTCGAGCTGGGGGTTTCGGCGTTGGTGCCGGTGCAGGCGGAGCGTTCGGTGCTGCGCCTGGCCGGCGAGCGCGCGGCAAAACGTGTCGAACACTGGCAGCAGGTGGCGGTGTCGGCCTGCGAGCAGAGCGGGCGCAATCGCGTGCCGGCCGTCGCGCCGATCACCGGCCTGCGGGATTTCCTCGCGCGCCCGCACGACGGCGTGCGTCTCGTGCTCGATCCGACGGCCACGAAGCGCCTGCTCGATGCCGAACGGCCGGCGGGCGCAGTGCAGCTTCTGATCGGGCCGGAAGGGGGGTGGTCCGACGAGGAGCTCGCCGCGTGCCGCAGCGCCGGCTGTCGTGGCGTGACACTCGGGCCGCGTGTCCTGCGTACCGAAACTGCCGGCATTGCGGCGATTGCCGCCCTGCAGGCGACCTGGGGCGATTTTTGA
- a CDS encoding oxidative damage protection protein, giving the protein MARMVNCIKLGREAEGLDLPPVPGALGKRIFDSVSKEAWQQWVKYQTMLINENRLNLMDARARKYLAEQMEKHFFGGGADQVGGYVPPSQ; this is encoded by the coding sequence ATGGCTCGTATGGTCAATTGCATCAAGCTGGGACGCGAGGCGGAAGGGCTGGACCTGCCCCCGGTGCCGGGCGCGCTCGGAAAGCGGATCTTCGACAGCGTCTCGAAGGAAGCCTGGCAGCAGTGGGTCAAGTACCAGACCATGCTGATCAACGAAAACCGGCTGAACCTGATGGATGCGCGTGCGCGCAAGTACCTCGCCGAGCAGATGGAGAAGCACTTCTTCGGCGGCGGTGCGGACCAGGTCGGCGGCTACGTGCCTCCTTCCCAGTAA
- the glp gene encoding gephyrin-like molybdotransferase Glp, which translates to MEQKPGSPTPRRSPNYTAAEARQAILDRLAPVGGWERVDVRSALGRVLAEDVIAPCNVPAHDNSAMDGYAVRFADLAPQGESTLAIVGIAFAGKPFSGMVGAGQAVRIMTGAPIPQGADTIVVQEVTRAADGKVVVPAGQHAGQNLRRAGEDLALGGVALPAGKRCGPAELGLVASLGIAEVVVRRRLRVAFFSTGDELASIGKPLAPGEVYDSNRYTLFGALARLGCDLIDMGVVRDDPQALEAAFRDASASADVILTSGGVSVGEADFIRELVNRLGAVAFWKIDIKPGRPMAFGRVGDAWLFGLPGNPVAVLVTFYQFVQDALQTLSGVSPLPEPALIHVECAETIRKQPGRREFVRGRLHLVEGRQTVRLAGAQGSGILRSMSEANCFIVLPEDRGDVQPGESVQVQIFDGLV; encoded by the coding sequence ATGGAACAGAAACCCGGAAGCCCGACCCCCAGACGCTCGCCGAACTACACCGCTGCGGAGGCCCGCCAGGCCATCCTCGACCGCCTGGCACCGGTCGGCGGCTGGGAGCGCGTCGACGTCCGCAGTGCGCTGGGGCGTGTGCTGGCCGAGGACGTCATCGCACCGTGCAATGTGCCGGCGCACGACAACTCGGCGATGGACGGCTACGCCGTGCGCTTCGCCGATCTCGCGCCGCAGGGTGAAAGCACGCTGGCGATCGTCGGCATCGCCTTCGCCGGCAAGCCGTTCTCCGGCATGGTCGGCGCCGGACAGGCCGTGCGCATCATGACCGGCGCACCGATTCCGCAAGGCGCGGACACCATCGTCGTGCAGGAAGTGACGCGTGCAGCGGACGGCAAGGTCGTCGTGCCGGCCGGCCAGCACGCCGGCCAGAACCTGCGCCGCGCGGGCGAGGATCTGGCGCTGGGCGGCGTCGCGCTGCCGGCCGGCAAGCGCTGCGGGCCGGCCGAGTTGGGCCTCGTCGCCTCGCTGGGCATCGCCGAGGTCGTCGTGCGCCGCCGCCTGCGCGTCGCCTTCTTTTCCACCGGCGACGAACTGGCGTCCATCGGCAAGCCGCTGGCGCCCGGCGAAGTGTATGACAGCAACCGCTACACGCTCTTCGGCGCCCTTGCACGCCTGGGCTGCGATCTCATCGACATGGGCGTCGTGCGCGACGACCCGCAGGCGCTGGAGGCAGCCTTTCGCGACGCCTCGGCGAGCGCCGACGTGATCCTCACCAGCGGCGGCGTCTCGGTCGGAGAAGCGGATTTCATCCGTGAGCTGGTGAATCGCCTCGGCGCAGTCGCGTTCTGGAAGATCGACATCAAGCCCGGACGGCCGATGGCCTTCGGCCGCGTCGGCGACGCGTGGCTGTTCGGCCTGCCCGGCAACCCGGTGGCGGTGCTGGTGACCTTCTACCAGTTCGTCCAGGATGCGCTGCAGACCTTGTCCGGCGTGTCGCCCCTGCCCGAGCCGGCGCTGATCCACGTCGAATGCGCCGAGACGATCCGCAAGCAGCCGGGGCGGCGGGAGTTCGTGCGCGGGCGCCTGCACCTCGTCGAGGGCCGCCAGACCGTGCGGCTCGCCGGCGCCCAGGGTTCGGGGATCCTGCGCTCGATGTCGGAAGCCAACTGCTTCATCGTGCTGCCCGAGGACCGCGGCGACGTGCAGCCCGGGGAATCGGTCCAGGTGCAGATCTTCGACGGACTCGTGTAA
- the rpiA gene encoding ribose-5-phosphate isomerase RpiA produces MNQDELKKAAAHAALDYVEDGMIVGVGTGSTVNHFIDGLAGMRGRIAGAVSSSEASARRLEAYGIPLVELNDVTSLQLYVDGADEIDGGFAMIKGGGGALTREKIVAAVADRFVCICDQSKLVSCLGAFPLPVEVIPMARAYVERRLAQLGGRPVLREGFVTDNGNVILDVHGLRIAEPQRLEAEINQITGVVTNGLFALRGADLLLLATPSGVERRVAARP; encoded by the coding sequence ATGAATCAGGACGAACTGAAGAAGGCGGCGGCGCACGCCGCGCTGGATTACGTCGAGGACGGCATGATCGTCGGCGTCGGCACCGGCTCGACGGTGAATCACTTCATCGACGGCCTGGCCGGGATGCGCGGGCGCATCGCCGGCGCCGTGTCGAGCTCGGAGGCGAGCGCGCGCCGGCTGGAGGCATACGGCATTCCGCTGGTCGAGCTGAACGATGTCACCAGCCTGCAACTCTATGTCGACGGGGCGGACGAAATCGACGGAGGCTTCGCAATGATCAAGGGCGGTGGCGGCGCGCTGACGCGCGAGAAGATCGTCGCCGCCGTCGCGGACCGTTTCGTCTGCATCTGCGACCAGTCGAAGCTCGTGAGCTGCCTCGGCGCGTTTCCGCTGCCCGTGGAAGTGATCCCGATGGCGCGTGCCTACGTCGAGCGCCGCCTCGCGCAGCTCGGCGGACGTCCGGTGCTGCGCGAGGGCTTCGTCACCGACAACGGCAACGTGATCCTCGACGTGCATGGGCTGCGCATCGCAGAACCGCAACGCCTGGAAGCGGAGATCAACCAGATCACCGGCGTCGTCACCAACGGCCTTTTCGCGCTGCGCGGCGCCGACCTGCTGCTGCTCGCGACGCCATCGGGCGTCGAACGCCGGGTGGCCGCGCGGCCCTGA
- the yihA gene encoding ribosome biogenesis GTP-binding protein YihA/YsxC translates to MSLFRNAKFEISIAKAGDLPIPDGPEIAFAGRSNAGKSSAINTLADHTRLAYVSKTPGRTQLINFFRLDCGAVMVDLPGYGYAKVPEAIRRQWVGLLENYLRRRENLVGLVLIMDSRHPLTPLDRQMIEWFVPSGRPIHALLTKADKLSRNEAAATLAAVRRELAGLGAQVTVQLFSSLKKVGMEEVEHTVAGWLNLPTDDLPAVPTGARLGAAGK, encoded by the coding sequence ATGTCGCTCTTCCGCAACGCAAAATTCGAGATTTCCATTGCAAAAGCCGGCGATCTGCCGATCCCCGACGGGCCCGAGATCGCGTTCGCGGGTCGTTCGAATGCCGGCAAGTCGAGTGCCATCAATACGCTTGCCGACCATACGCGATTGGCATATGTTTCGAAGACGCCGGGGCGCACGCAGCTGATCAACTTCTTCCGGCTCGATTGCGGCGCGGTGATGGTCGACCTGCCGGGCTATGGCTATGCAAAGGTGCCCGAGGCGATCCGCCGGCAGTGGGTGGGGCTGCTGGAGAACTACCTGCGCCGGCGCGAGAATCTCGTCGGCCTGGTGCTGATCATGGATTCGCGCCATCCGCTGACGCCGCTGGACCGCCAGATGATCGAGTGGTTCGTGCCGAGTGGGCGTCCGATCCACGCGCTGCTGACGAAGGCGGACAAGCTGTCGCGCAACGAGGCGGCAGCGACGCTCGCGGCAGTGCGTCGCGAACTGGCCGGCCTGGGCGCGCAGGTGACGGTCCAGCTCTTTTCCAGCCTGAAGAAGGTCGGCATGGAGGAGGTCGAGCACACGGTTGCCGGCTGGCTCAATCTGCCGACGGACGATTTGCCGGCGGTCCCGACAGGGGCGCGGCTCGGTGCGGCGGGAAAATAA
- the pap gene encoding polyphosphate:AMP phosphotransferase yields the protein MFESAELGHRIDKAEYDAAEPQLRAQLLDAQFDLLELKAFAVVVLINGVDGAGKGETVNLLNEWMDPRHIHTLAFDSPTTDEAERPFMWRFWRALPPRGRIGILFGNWYTDPIGERVEKVSKKADLDQRLDEINRFEAMLVREGVLLLKLWFHLPKDGQRKRLKALEKDPRTRWRVTEQDWHAFERYDRYREVAEHTLRRTSTGEAPWMIVDGSDSRFRELFVARALLDALRKRLDACSRQWVTRQTAPPLPPVPDARNLLNSLVLQQPLDKKEYEELLERYQGRLALLTRDEAFRSRSLVLVFEGADAAGKGGAIRRVTAALDARQYRVVPVAAPTEEERAQPYLWRFWRHLPRQGRVAIFDRSWYGRVLVERVEGFCTEADWMRAYSEINDFEDQLANAGAVVVKFWLQIGKDEQLERFRAREAEAHKRFKITPEDWRNRERWDDYARAVCDMVDRTSTETSPWTLVEADNKLFARVKVLRTLCERLESALRS from the coding sequence ATGTTCGAGTCGGCGGAGCTGGGGCACAGGATCGACAAGGCGGAATACGACGCGGCCGAGCCGCAGCTGCGCGCGCAGCTGCTCGATGCTCAGTTCGATCTCCTTGAACTGAAGGCCTTCGCCGTCGTCGTCCTGATCAACGGCGTCGATGGGGCCGGCAAGGGCGAGACGGTCAATCTCCTCAACGAATGGATGGACCCGCGCCACATCCACACGCTGGCCTTCGATTCGCCGACCACCGATGAGGCCGAGCGTCCCTTCATGTGGCGCTTCTGGCGCGCGCTGCCGCCGCGCGGGCGGATCGGCATCCTCTTCGGCAACTGGTATACCGACCCGATCGGCGAGCGCGTCGAGAAGGTGTCGAAGAAGGCCGACCTCGATCAGCGCCTCGACGAGATCAACCGCTTCGAGGCGATGCTGGTGCGCGAGGGCGTCCTGCTCCTCAAACTGTGGTTCCATCTGCCCAAGGACGGCCAGCGCAAGCGCCTCAAGGCGCTGGAAAAGGATCCGCGCACGCGCTGGCGCGTGACCGAGCAGGACTGGCACGCGTTCGAGCGCTACGACCGCTACCGCGAGGTCGCCGAGCACACGCTGCGCCGCACCAGCACGGGCGAGGCGCCGTGGATGATCGTCGATGGCTCCGATTCGCGCTTTCGCGAGCTCTTCGTGGCCCGTGCCCTGCTCGATGCGCTGCGCAAGCGGCTCGATGCCTGCTCGCGCCAGTGGGTCACGCGCCAGACCGCGCCGCCGCTGCCGCCCGTGCCCGACGCGCGCAACCTCCTCAACAGCCTCGTGCTGCAGCAGCCCCTCGACAAGAAGGAGTACGAGGAGCTGCTCGAACGCTACCAGGGGCGGCTCGCCTTGCTCACGCGCGACGAAGCCTTCCGCAGCCGTTCGCTCGTGCTCGTCTTCGAGGGTGCCGATGCCGCTGGCAAAGGGGGCGCCATCCGGCGGGTGACCGCAGCGCTGGATGCGCGCCAGTACCGTGTCGTGCCGGTGGCGGCGCCGACCGAGGAGGAGCGCGCCCAGCCCTACCTGTGGCGCTTCTGGCGCCATCTGCCGCGCCAGGGCCGGGTCGCGATCTTCGACCGCTCGTGGTACGGCCGTGTGCTCGTCGAGCGTGTCGAGGGCTTCTGTACCGAGGCGGACTGGATGCGCGCCTATTCCGAGATCAACGATTTCGAGGATCAGCTCGCCAATGCGGGCGCCGTGGTGGTCAAGTTCTGGCTGCAGATCGGCAAGGACGAACAATTGGAGCGTTTCCGCGCCCGCGAGGCCGAAGCGCACAAACGCTTCAAGATCACGCCCGAGGACTGGCGCAATCGCGAACGCTGGGACGACTACGCCCGCGCGGTGTGTGACATGGTCGACCGGACCAGCACCGAAACTTCGCCGTGGACCCTGGTCGAGGCCGACAACAAGCTCTTCGCGCGCGTGAAGGTGCTGCGCACGCTGTGCGAGCGCCTGGAGTCGGCGCTGCGCAGCTGA
- the phoU gene encoding phosphate signaling complex protein PhoU, translating into MNKHTYTQFDTELESIRKRLLEMGGLVAQQLTRAIEGLGSSNLELLEQVITDDRKVNDEEVALDDACIHVIARHAPAAGDLRMVMTIIQMVTDLERIGDEAKKIAKAGRLIIDSDAAFVPKVELRHVSTMVVEMLQGALDAFARMDPTASPEIVRRDKEVDAIFKGIMRQLITYMMEDPRVITRSLDVLFIAKSIERIGDHAKNLSEYVVYIVKGRDVRHEGVEALERASGPN; encoded by the coding sequence ATGAACAAGCATACCTACACGCAGTTCGATACCGAACTGGAATCCATCCGCAAGCGCCTGCTGGAAATGGGGGGGCTGGTCGCCCAGCAGCTCACGCGCGCGATCGAAGGTCTCGGCAGCAGCAACCTGGAACTGCTGGAGCAGGTCATCACCGACGACCGCAAGGTCAATGACGAGGAAGTCGCGCTCGACGACGCCTGCATCCACGTGATCGCCCGGCACGCCCCGGCCGCCGGCGACCTGCGCATGGTCATGACCATCATCCAGATGGTCACCGACCTCGAGCGCATCGGCGACGAGGCCAAGAAGATCGCCAAAGCCGGCCGCCTGATCATCGATTCGGATGCCGCCTTCGTCCCCAAGGTGGAACTGCGTCACGTGTCGACGATGGTCGTCGAGATGCTGCAGGGCGCGCTGGACGCCTTTGCCCGCATGGATCCGACCGCCTCGCCTGAGATCGTGCGGCGCGACAAGGAAGTCGACGCGATCTTCAAGGGCATCATGCGTCAGCTGATCACCTACATGATGGAAGATCCGCGCGTGATCACGCGTTCGCTCGACGTGCTGTTCATCGCCAAGTCGATCGAGCGCATCGGCGACCACGCGAAGAACCTGTCGGAATACGTCGTGTACATCGTCAAGGGCCGCGACGTCCGCCACGAGGGCGTCGAGGCGCTGGAGCGCGCATCCGGCCCGAACTGA
- a CDS encoding c-type cytochrome: MIKRSLLLSLLLVAGGLHAQDQAPDLAKAKQTAETLCVGCHGADGNSPVPVNPNLAGQHADYIFKQLKDFKSWNGKPAARENPIMGGMVTALEEADMKALAMHFSSQTLQPDSSKNADLAKLGQNIWRAGLPAKGVPACAGCHGPAGAGLPAQFPRLAGQHPDYTEAQLKAFRDGVRKNDPAQMMQTIALKMTDPEMKAVADYTAGLR; encoded by the coding sequence ATGATCAAGCGTTCCCTGCTGCTCTCGCTGCTGCTGGTTGCGGGCGGCCTTCACGCCCAGGACCAGGCCCCCGACCTCGCCAAGGCGAAACAGACTGCGGAGACTCTCTGCGTTGGGTGCCACGGCGCCGACGGCAACAGCCCGGTTCCGGTCAATCCGAACCTCGCGGGCCAGCACGCCGACTACATCTTCAAGCAGCTGAAGGACTTCAAGAGCTGGAACGGCAAGCCGGCAGCACGCGAAAACCCGATCATGGGCGGCATGGTGACCGCGCTCGAGGAAGCCGACATGAAGGCGCTGGCGATGCATTTCTCATCGCAGACGCTGCAGCCCGACTCGTCCAAGAACGCCGACCTCGCGAAGCTCGGCCAGAACATCTGGCGCGCCGGCCTCCCCGCCAAGGGCGTTCCCGCCTGTGCGGGCTGCCACGGCCCGGCCGGTGCCGGTCTGCCGGCGCAGTTCCCGCGCCTCGCGGGCCAGCATCCCGATTACACCGAAGCGCAGCTGAAGGCCTTCCGCGACGGCGTGCGCAAGAACGATCCGGCCCAGATGATGCAGACCATCGCGCTGAAGATGACCGACCCCGAGATGAAGGCCGTCGCCGACTACACTGCCGGCCTGCGCTAA
- a CDS encoding GGDEF domain-containing protein has product MSGQAHISPVALLLAGCAGAVLAGVAAATGMVFGTAGAWYAVAAVVAGIGALAAAALHLLARGQGSRRTGEEAIVAYLESLDAAVRLSGGGAGGAPEPDTAKRLESVAVGVSRLREIADGVHGVEALFDMRGRLTWISPSIERLTGWSPAACRDAPDALALLVHESDRRYCQRMAQRVAEGSAGEDFEMRLLREDGRICWVASHWRPLGRQGGQAAGLRMSAEDIQARKEAEYKLLETVTELRRAQALRERYLARSNDERQRLSALLNVIRLGILFMDRDHRVLYYNRAMLDIWGFPPDENLIGVRDVVLQSHVAELIEQPEAYIEHVDAVVRTHVVSEPYEVRFKDGRIVTDIAALVEAVQGRRGIGRVWIYEDVTEQRRTAQRLVELAEHDPLTGLYNRRRFHEELDRELAEALRRGGEVGLVAIDLDGFKPINDEFGHQAGDAVLVELSRTVGDAIRRNEMFCRVGGDEFCVLVPDAGESELCELARRIVELIEGMRFEFDGRSVGITASLGIAIYPRHASSAEALIAAADQAMYRSKSGGRDQWTMAASCGDESARMKPTETDEPDRRRED; this is encoded by the coding sequence GTGAGCGGGCAGGCGCACATTTCCCCTGTGGCGCTGCTCCTTGCCGGCTGCGCGGGGGCGGTGCTGGCGGGCGTGGCCGCGGCGACGGGCATGGTCTTCGGTACCGCCGGCGCATGGTACGCCGTGGCAGCCGTAGTGGCAGGGATCGGCGCGCTGGCAGCGGCCGCCCTGCATCTCCTCGCCCGAGGGCAGGGCAGCCGGCGCACGGGCGAGGAAGCGATCGTCGCGTACCTGGAATCGCTGGATGCCGCGGTACGGCTCTCCGGCGGCGGTGCGGGCGGCGCCCCGGAACCGGACACGGCCAAGCGGCTGGAGTCGGTCGCCGTCGGCGTGTCCCGCCTGCGCGAGATTGCCGATGGCGTGCATGGTGTCGAAGCCCTGTTCGACATGCGCGGGCGCCTGACGTGGATCAGCCCGTCGATCGAGCGGCTGACGGGCTGGAGCCCCGCGGCCTGCCGCGATGCGCCCGATGCGCTCGCCCTGCTCGTGCACGAATCGGATCGCCGCTACTGCCAGCGCATGGCCCAGCGTGTCGCCGAAGGGAGTGCCGGCGAGGACTTCGAGATGCGCCTGCTGCGCGAGGACGGCCGCATCTGCTGGGTCGCCAGCCACTGGCGTCCGCTGGGCAGGCAGGGCGGGCAGGCGGCCGGCCTGCGGATGTCGGCGGAGGACATCCAGGCACGCAAGGAAGCCGAGTACAAGCTCCTCGAGACGGTGACCGAGCTGCGCCGCGCGCAGGCGCTGCGTGAGCGCTACCTGGCCCGCTCGAACGACGAGCGCCAGCGGCTTTCCGCGCTGCTCAACGTCATCCGGCTGGGCATCCTGTTCATGGATCGCGATCACCGCGTGCTCTACTACAACCGCGCGATGCTCGACATATGGGGTTTCCCGCCCGACGAGAACCTGATCGGCGTGCGCGACGTCGTGCTGCAGAGCCACGTTGCCGAGCTGATCGAACAGCCCGAGGCCTACATCGAGCACGTCGACGCCGTCGTGCGCACCCACGTCGTGAGCGAGCCCTACGAGGTCCGCTTCAAGGACGGCCGCATCGTCACCGACATCGCCGCGCTGGTCGAGGCGGTGCAGGGGCGGCGCGGGATCGGGCGCGTGTGGATCTACGAGGACGTCACAGAGCAGCGCCGCACGGCGCAGCGGCTGGTCGAACTCGCCGAGCACGATCCGCTGACCGGCCTGTACAACCGACGGCGTTTCCACGAGGAGCTCGATCGCGAGCTCGCCGAGGCATTGCGCCGCGGCGGAGAGGTCGGCCTGGTGGCGATCGACCTCGACGGCTTCAAGCCGATCAACGACGAGTTCGGTCACCAGGCGGGCGACGCGGTGCTGGTCGAGCTGTCGCGCACGGTCGGCGATGCGATCCGGCGCAACGAGATGTTCTGCCGCGTCGGCGGCGACGAGTTCTGCGTGCTCGTGCCCGATGCGGGCGAGAGCGAGCTGTGCGAACTGGCGCGACGCATCGTCGAACTGATCGAAGGCATGCGTTTCGAGTTCGACGGTCGCAGCGTCGGTATCACCGCGAGCCTGGGCATCGCGATCTACCCCCGCCACGCTTCGTCCGCGGAAGCGCTGATCGCCGCGGCGGACCAGGCGATGTACCGCTCGAAGAGCGGTGGCCGCGATCAATGGACCATGGCTGCAAGCTGCGGTGACGAATCCGCTAGAATGAAGCCCACAGAAACCGATGAACCTGATCGCAGAAGAGAGGATTGA